Proteins from a genomic interval of Tenacibaculum sp. SZ-18:
- a CDS encoding DUF4442 domain-containing protein, protein MKFTPSKINFFLLFKLPSAFFTGIRVKSISRKQTVVKVKHRWINQNPFNSMFWAVQGMAAEFATGILVMQSIDVSGRKISMLVTNMDATFTKKATGKIHFECNQGEEIDRAIEDAIKTGEGQTVLLTSEGINEDGISVSKFQFEWSLKVKT, encoded by the coding sequence ATGAAATTTACACCCTCAAAAATTAACTTCTTTTTATTATTTAAGTTACCATCCGCTTTTTTTACAGGAATTCGTGTGAAGTCAATTTCAAGAAAGCAAACAGTTGTAAAAGTAAAACATCGTTGGATTAATCAGAATCCATTTAATTCAATGTTTTGGGCAGTGCAGGGAATGGCTGCTGAATTTGCAACAGGAATTCTAGTGATGCAGTCAATAGATGTTTCAGGAAGGAAAATCTCGATGCTTGTTACAAATATGGACGCAACTTTTACTAAAAAGGCAACAGGTAAGATTCATTTTGAATGTAATCAAGGAGAAGAAATTGATAGAGCAATTGAAGATGCTATTAAAACTGGGGAGGGACAGACGGTACTATTAACTTCAGAAGGGATTAATGAAGATGGAATTTCAGTTTCAAAGTTTCAATTTGAATGGAGTTTGAAAGTTAAAACGTAA
- a CDS encoding TIGR00266 family protein gives MFLEQRANEIDYRIYGEEMQYVEIELDPQEGVVAESGSFMMMEPDVQMNTIFGDGSNQEKGLLGKIFSAGKRILTGESLFMTVFTNVGYGKKQVSFASPYPGKIIPIDLTEFGGKFICQKDAFLCAAKGVSIGIEFSRKLGRGLFGGEGFIMQKMEGDGLGFIHAGGTMAKKVLKPGEILKVDTGCIVGFTQDIDYDIEFVGGIKNTIFGGEGLFFAKLQGPGTVFIQSLPFSRLAGRVLSSIPSGGKSKGEGSILGGLGDLLDGDNRF, from the coding sequence ATGTTTCTAGAACAAAGAGCAAACGAAATTGACTATCGAATTTACGGTGAGGAGATGCAATATGTAGAAATTGAGTTGGACCCTCAGGAAGGCGTAGTAGCAGAAAGTGGGAGTTTTATGATGATGGAGCCAGATGTACAGATGAATACTATTTTTGGGGATGGATCAAATCAGGAAAAAGGTTTGTTAGGAAAGATATTTTCCGCTGGTAAAAGAATTTTAACTGGTGAAAGCTTATTCATGACTGTATTTACTAATGTAGGATATGGAAAAAAGCAAGTTTCTTTTGCTTCTCCTTATCCTGGTAAAATTATACCTATTGATTTAACAGAGTTTGGAGGAAAGTTTATTTGTCAAAAAGATGCTTTTTTATGCGCGGCAAAAGGAGTTTCTATTGGGATTGAGTTTTCACGAAAACTCGGAAGAGGTCTGTTCGGTGGAGAAGGTTTTATTATGCAAAAGATGGAAGGTGATGGATTAGGTTTTATCCATGCTGGTGGAACTATGGCAAAAAAAGTTTTAAAACCTGGTGAGATTTTAAAAGTAGATACGGGTTGTATTGTTGGATTTACTCAAGATATAGATTATGATATCGAGTTTGTAGGTGGAATAAAGAATACCATCTTTGGAGGTGAAGGATTGTTCTTTGCAAAACTTCAAGGACCAGGAACTGTATTCATTCAATCATTACCGTTTAGCCGATTAGCAGGAAGAGTTTTATCTTCAATACCGAGTGGAGGTAAAAGTAAAGGTGAAGGAAGTATTTTAGGCGGTTTAGGAGATTTATTGGATGGAGATAATAGATTTTAG
- a CDS encoding HAD family hydrolase: MTLSNVKLVITDMDGTLLNSNHEVSDQFFNLFSKLKENNILFCAASGRPLYGILDKLSPIKNDILIVAENGGLVLKNDEVLLSTEIQKENVKKINETLNTIENVNAVYCTKDKAYTTNPSGKLLELLSEYYKNHEVVDSPESITAPIYKIALFHEISSEKYLYPHLHHLESEFKVKVSANHWVDISENNANKGYAVELIQNIYNISPEETMVFGDYNNDIEMLKKAHFSYAMENAHPLVKETANYSTRSNDNFGVEKILELLIKEKESS, encoded by the coding sequence ATGACACTTTCAAATGTAAAACTTGTAATTACTGATATGGATGGAACGCTCTTAAATTCCAATCATGAAGTGAGTGATCAATTTTTCAATTTATTTAGTAAGTTAAAAGAAAATAATATTCTTTTTTGTGCTGCAAGTGGAAGACCATTATATGGAATTCTAGATAAATTATCTCCTATAAAAAATGATATTCTTATTGTTGCTGAAAATGGAGGGTTAGTACTTAAGAATGATGAAGTTTTACTATCTACGGAAATTCAAAAGGAAAATGTAAAAAAGATTAATGAAACTTTGAATACAATAGAGAACGTAAACGCAGTTTATTGCACAAAAGACAAAGCTTACACAACTAATCCATCAGGAAAGTTACTTGAACTTTTATCGGAATACTATAAAAATCACGAAGTCGTAGATTCTCCCGAGAGCATAACTGCTCCAATTTATAAAATTGCTTTGTTTCATGAAATCAGTTCTGAAAAATATTTATATCCGCACTTACATCATTTAGAAAGTGAGTTTAAAGTTAAAGTAAGCGCCAATCATTGGGTTGATATTTCAGAAAACAATGCCAATAAAGGTTATGCTGTAGAGCTTATTCAAAACATATATAATATTTCTCCAGAAGAAACAATGGTATTTGGCGATTATAATAATGACATTGAAATGCTAAAAAAAGCACATTTTAGTTATGCCATGGAAAACGCCCATCCCTTAGTAAAGGAGACCGCAAATTACTCAACTCGAAGTAATGATAATTTTGGAGTTGAGAAAATCCTTGAGTTATTAATAAAGGAAAAAGAAAGTTCTTAA
- the menD gene encoding 2-succinyl-5-enolpyruvyl-6-hydroxy-3-cyclohexene-1-carboxylic-acid synthase, whose amino-acid sequence MYPKKQLAQLVISACQYYNIDKVVISPGSRNAPLTIGFSNVNQIETFSIVDERAAAFFALGIAQQTKKPVAIICTSGSALLNYYPAIAEAFYSKIPLLVISADRPKYLIDIGDGQTIRQENVFENHILYSANLVEDEKELITNKKEVVKALETCIHNSGPVHINVPFNEPIYETVDEMDSFQFSEEYIQENRKKIDFRSLSKIWNNTKRKLVLVGVHRKCEKTQKLIDKLNEDPSVLVMTETTSNLDYGKTINSIDKLISKLDESDFKELQPELLVTFGGMIVSKRIKQFLRKYQPSHHWHIDGIKEMNTYFCLSEFIQENPVRFFENFMKQVEKTASNYKEYWLSEKRSRNIKHKDFLATAEYSDLKVVESVLNKIPEGSQIQVSNSSLIRYLQLFDINSSYSVFCNRGTSGIDGSTSTAIGAACSVEESTTLLTGDLSFFYDSNALWNSYIPNNFRIIIINNSGGGIFKIIPGPKSTNALQYFETPHQLTANYLAKMFGFDYLHANSLNELNYNLVQFYNDSEKPKILEVFTPSEINDQILTAYFKSL is encoded by the coding sequence ATGTATCCAAAAAAACAACTTGCACAATTAGTCATTTCTGCTTGTCAGTATTATAATATTGATAAGGTTGTGATTTCTCCAGGTTCTAGAAACGCGCCTTTAACCATCGGTTTTTCTAATGTAAATCAAATTGAGACTTTTAGTATAGTTGATGAAAGAGCAGCGGCATTTTTTGCTTTAGGAATTGCACAACAAACCAAAAAACCAGTAGCTATTATTTGTACTTCAGGTTCTGCATTATTGAACTATTATCCAGCAATAGCAGAAGCTTTTTATAGTAAAATACCATTGCTAGTTATTTCAGCAGATAGGCCAAAATACTTAATCGATATTGGCGATGGTCAAACAATACGCCAAGAAAATGTATTTGAGAATCATATTTTGTATTCAGCAAATTTAGTTGAGGACGAGAAAGAACTAATAACAAATAAAAAGGAGGTTGTTAAGGCTTTAGAAACTTGTATTCATAATTCTGGACCAGTACATATCAACGTTCCTTTTAATGAGCCGATTTATGAGACTGTTGATGAAATGGACTCTTTCCAATTTAGTGAAGAATATATTCAAGAAAATAGAAAGAAAATTGATTTTAGATCTCTTTCGAAAATTTGGAATAATACAAAAAGAAAGTTAGTTTTAGTTGGAGTACATCGTAAATGTGAGAAAACTCAAAAGCTCATAGATAAACTGAATGAAGATCCATCTGTTTTAGTAATGACTGAAACAACTTCTAATCTTGATTACGGAAAAACGATTAATTCTATTGATAAACTGATTTCGAAATTAGATGAATCAGATTTTAAAGAATTACAGCCAGAATTATTAGTAACTTTTGGGGGAATGATTGTTTCGAAAAGAATCAAACAATTTTTAAGAAAGTATCAACCAAGTCATCATTGGCATATTGATGGGATAAAAGAAATGAATACTTATTTCTGTCTATCAGAGTTTATTCAGGAAAACCCAGTACGTTTTTTTGAAAACTTTATGAAACAAGTAGAGAAAACAGCCTCAAATTATAAGGAGTATTGGTTGTCCGAAAAAAGGTCAAGAAATATAAAGCATAAGGACTTTTTGGCAACTGCTGAATATTCAGATTTAAAAGTGGTTGAATCTGTTTTGAATAAAATTCCTGAAGGCTCTCAAATTCAAGTTAGTAATAGTTCTTTGATTCGTTATCTTCAGTTATTCGATATAAATTCGAGTTACAGTGTTTTTTGTAACAGAGGAACAAGTGGAATTGATGGTAGTACATCCACTGCGATTGGAGCTGCTTGCTCGGTAGAAGAGTCAACAACCTTATTGACTGGTGATTTGAGTTTTTTTTACGATAGTAATGCACTTTGGAATTCTTATATCCCAAATAACTTCAGGATAATCATAATTAATAATTCAGGTGGTGGAATTTTCAAAATCATTCCAGGGCCTAAATCTACAAATGCGCTTCAATATTTTGAAACGCCACATCAATTAACGGCAAATTATTTAGCCAAGATGTTTGGTTTTGATTATCTTCATGCAAATTCACTCAATGAACTAAATTATAATTTAGTGCAATTTTATAACGATAGTGAGAAACCAAAAATTTTAGAGGTTTTCACACCATCAGAAATTAACGATCAAATTTTAACAGCATATTTTAAAAGTTTATAA
- a CDS encoding DUF4870 domain-containing protein, whose amino-acid sequence MRNNNENTNAFLIHISSFAGYFFPFGSIITPLILWQTQKDRSSFLDEHGKEAVNFNVSFSLYIFILSASFVSFFFGDIFRVLNRIDHLDFGHSVSFSGDLFGFFGIASLVGVVTLIKIALIIIASMKANNGEHYKYPFTIKFIK is encoded by the coding sequence ATGAGAAATAATAACGAAAATACCAACGCATTCTTAATACATATTTCCTCTTTCGCAGGATACTTCTTCCCTTTCGGAAGTATTATCACTCCTTTAATATTATGGCAAACACAAAAAGATAGAAGCTCTTTTTTAGACGAACATGGAAAAGAAGCCGTAAACTTTAATGTAAGTTTCTCTCTTTACATCTTCATATTGAGTGCATCATTTGTATCATTTTTCTTTGGAGATATATTTAGAGTACTTAACAGAATCGACCATTTAGACTTCGGACATAGTGTTTCTTTTAGTGGCGACTTATTCGGCTTCTTTGGAATTGCATCTTTGGTAGGCGTTGTAACCTTGATTAAAATTGCTTTAATCATAATTGCATCAATGAAAGCCAACAACGGAGAACATTATAAATATCCGTTTACAATAAAATTTATTAAATAA
- a CDS encoding nuclear transport factor 2 family protein translates to MKPLTDFFFEGNLFWKIVLLLWSLLTSLFTNAQISESSELYKTLKNNDSIMFERTFNRCELDKLDKIINDDFEFYHDVAGEESREKFILSLKNNICSNPNKKPIRKLVDESLEVFPLKNNGKLYAAIQKGKHLFFIKENGKLSPTGSALFTHLWIKKNNSWKLKRVLSYNHLPLQN, encoded by the coding sequence ATGAAACCACTTACCGACTTCTTTTTTGAAGGAAACCTATTTTGGAAAATTGTACTATTATTATGGTCTTTACTTACGTCTCTATTTACTAACGCACAAATTAGCGAAAGCTCAGAGCTCTATAAAACTTTAAAAAATAACGACAGTATAATGTTTGAAAGAACATTTAATCGTTGTGAATTGGATAAATTAGACAAAATTATTAACGATGATTTTGAATTTTATCATGATGTTGCTGGCGAAGAATCAAGAGAAAAATTTATCTTATCTCTAAAAAATAACATTTGTTCTAATCCAAATAAAAAACCAATTCGTAAGTTAGTTGACGAATCTTTAGAAGTTTTTCCTTTAAAGAATAATGGAAAATTATATGCCGCAATTCAAAAAGGTAAACATTTATTTTTCATAAAAGAAAATGGAAAATTATCACCAACTGGTTCTGCTTTATTCACCCACTTATGGATTAAAAAAAATAACTCATGGAAGTTGAAACGAGTTTTAAGCTACAATCATCTTCCGCTACAAAATTAG
- a CDS encoding PadR family transcriptional regulator: protein MKIENTKAQMRKGVLEYCILSILQKGDAYTSEILNTLKSAEMIVVEGTIYPLLTRLKNAGLLSYRWEESTSGPPRKYYVITENGTMFLKELDKTWNNLVNAVNQVTSTKSTSNE from the coding sequence ATGAAGATAGAAAATACAAAAGCTCAAATGCGTAAAGGCGTTTTAGAGTATTGTATCTTGTCAATACTACAAAAGGGCGATGCATACACTTCTGAAATCCTTAACACATTAAAAAGCGCAGAGATGATTGTGGTTGAAGGTACCATATATCCATTATTAACCCGCTTAAAAAATGCAGGCTTACTATCATATAGATGGGAAGAATCGACCTCAGGACCACCACGTAAATATTACGTAATCACAGAAAATGGAACCATGTTTTTAAAAGAATTAGACAAAACTTGGAATAATTTAGTAAATGCAGTAAATCAAGTAACAAGTACAAAATCAACATCAAATGAATAA
- a CDS encoding DNA-binding protein: MQFKEGDKVELIIGVQTALGYTVLIEETYEGLLYANEVFTELEEGMRIDGFIKKIREDEKIDVSLRPQGFRNVIDEDVDKVLQKLNEKGFLLLTDKSSPESIKFHLQLSKKAFKRAIGTLYKKKKIILKSDRIELVK, from the coding sequence ATGCAATTTAAAGAGGGAGATAAAGTAGAGTTAATTATTGGAGTTCAAACAGCTCTTGGGTATACTGTTTTAATTGAAGAAACTTATGAGGGTTTACTTTATGCTAATGAGGTTTTTACGGAATTAGAAGAAGGTATGCGAATTGATGGATTTATTAAGAAAATTAGAGAAGATGAAAAAATTGATGTTTCTTTGAGGCCACAAGGTTTTAGAAACGTTATTGATGAAGATGTGGATAAGGTTCTCCAAAAATTGAATGAAAAAGGTTTTTTGTTATTAACAGACAAAAGCTCTCCTGAATCTATTAAATTTCACTTACAATTAAGTAAAAAAGCATTTAAAAGAGCTATTGGTACTTTATACAAAAAGAAGAAAATAATTCTTAAATCAGATAGAATAGAGCTAGTTAAATAA
- a CDS encoding PspC domain-containing protein, protein MNKTININLGGFFFHIDENAYQKLKRYLDAIARSLSDDPQGKNEIISDIEARISELLSERITDARQVVNEGDIDEIITIMGQPEDYTEAEETYSDDSSYNYGKRSKSSNKKLFRDREDKFLGGVASGLAHYTNIDTIWVRLFFILTAVTTGFGFLIYIILWVLLPEAKTTAEKLQMEGEDVNIGNIEKKIRNEFEYLSTKLKDGASEITEKISSADYEKLRNQTKSGFQDFIDTVGKILSALFKVFGKFMGILLVFIAGIVLISLIFAMFSISSLEILGFDGDFIHYPPLFYDSVLPNWLLTLFGMLLVAVPILALLILGLRILSPNLKRVSTTTSLSLFGIWLVSLFFIGFSGIEFATSKAQRAVKVSKKSILFNPEEPLKIGVKNDDEIYYQHNLRRRDNSIEVYIDDKKAKYSNDIKIDVAKSDSNEAFIEIKKESEGRKRKDALNNAEKIKYKFNLHKNKIIFDAFFLSEFKNIWKDEEVYLTLYIPEGTIIYFENSSKRFLYNIENTEDIYDRNMANHHFKMTSKGFECIDCENNKESEDERKANSDWNYDNTNDNNNNNDNNSDVSFLFDSTINNLKAEFIISKQTTKTELEKLIKWFKKRKNIDITIVKSSFKNKRIEKILLDIDCNDGYKGKLKISNNTLEGIPTGFRRLYDEEDKTLAFKIW, encoded by the coding sequence ATGAATAAGACAATAAATATAAATTTAGGCGGATTTTTCTTCCATATAGATGAAAACGCGTATCAAAAGTTAAAACGATACTTAGACGCCATCGCTCGTTCATTAAGTGATGACCCACAAGGAAAAAATGAAATCATTTCAGATATCGAAGCTCGTATTAGTGAGTTACTTTCTGAAAGAATAACAGACGCTCGTCAAGTTGTAAATGAAGGTGATATTGATGAAATTATTACCATCATGGGACAACCAGAAGATTACACAGAGGCAGAAGAAACATATAGTGACGACTCAAGCTATAATTACGGTAAAAGATCTAAATCTTCGAATAAGAAGTTATTCAGAGATCGCGAAGACAAATTTTTAGGTGGTGTTGCTTCAGGATTAGCTCACTACACTAATATTGATACTATTTGGGTTCGATTGTTCTTCATTTTAACTGCGGTAACAACTGGTTTTGGATTTTTAATCTATATTATATTATGGGTATTATTACCTGAGGCTAAAACAACGGCGGAGAAACTACAGATGGAAGGTGAGGATGTGAATATCGGAAACATTGAAAAAAAAATTCGTAACGAGTTTGAATATCTCTCCACAAAGTTAAAAGACGGGGCTAGTGAAATAACCGAAAAAATCTCTAGTGCAGATTATGAAAAATTGCGTAACCAAACTAAATCTGGCTTTCAAGATTTTATAGATACTGTAGGTAAAATACTATCAGCGCTTTTTAAGGTCTTTGGAAAGTTTATGGGAATTTTACTTGTATTTATTGCAGGTATAGTGTTGATATCACTGATCTTTGCAATGTTTTCCATCAGTAGTTTAGAAATACTCGGGTTTGATGGAGACTTTATTCACTACCCTCCGTTGTTTTATGATTCTGTTCTACCGAATTGGTTATTAACACTATTTGGAATGTTGTTAGTTGCTGTTCCAATTTTAGCACTATTAATTCTAGGGTTACGTATACTATCTCCTAATTTAAAAAGAGTATCTACAACAACATCTTTGTCATTATTTGGAATTTGGCTTGTTTCATTATTCTTCATAGGATTTTCAGGGATTGAATTTGCAACCTCAAAAGCGCAACGTGCCGTTAAAGTTAGTAAGAAATCGATTTTATTTAATCCAGAAGAACCTCTTAAAATCGGAGTAAAAAATGATGATGAAATATATTATCAGCACAATCTGCGTAGAAGAGATAACTCGATAGAAGTTTACATAGACGATAAAAAAGCAAAATACTCAAATGATATTAAAATAGATGTTGCTAAAAGTGATAGTAACGAAGCTTTTATAGAAATCAAAAAAGAATCAGAAGGAAGGAAACGTAAAGATGCATTAAATAACGCTGAGAAAATAAAATATAAGTTCAACTTACATAAGAATAAAATTATATTCGATGCCTTTTTTTTAAGCGAATTTAAAAATATCTGGAAAGACGAAGAAGTTTATTTAACTCTTTACATACCAGAAGGAACAATAATATATTTTGAAAATTCTTCTAAGAGATTTTTATATAATATAGAAAATACGGAAGACATTTATGATAGAAACATGGCGAATCATCATTTTAAAATGACATCCAAAGGTTTCGAATGTATAGATTGTGAGAACAATAAAGAATCAGAAGATGAACGAAAAGCTAATTCTGATTGGAACTATGATAATACTAACGATAACAACAATAACAATGATAACAATTCTGATGTATCTTTCTTATTTGATAGTACAATTAATAACTTAAAAGCAGAGTTTATCATCTCTAAACAAACTACAAAAACAGAATTAGAAAAACTTATTAAATGGTTTAAGAAAAGAAAAAATATTGACATAACTATCGTTAAATCAAGTTTTAAAAATAAAAGGATTGAAAAAATACTTTTAGACATTGATTGCAACGATGGCTACAAAGGTAAACTCAAAATTTCTAATAATACACTAGAAGGCATACCTACCGGATTTAGAAGATTATATGATGAAGAGGACAAAACTCTTGCTTTTAAAATCTGGTAA
- a CDS encoding SDR family oxidoreductase translates to MSKVIVITGASSGIGKAIAEHLYSNNYIVYGTSRNPDKVIGVDFTMIALDVLDVESIDRAVTKVINKEGRIDVLINNAGRGLMGAMEDIPMSELKEGFNTNFFGPIDVMKKVIPHMRNQKSGLIINITSLAAYSGLPYRSAYSASKGAFELLTESLSMEVKSFGVNVTSIAPGSFATSISTGRYYTPVFEDSAYKESYSKNLQVSDDYVDDGMNPIVIAKLVLKIINTKKPKLHYKVGAFMERFSVVLKRVLPDRVYERLIMNHYKL, encoded by the coding sequence ATGTCTAAAGTAATAGTGATTACCGGAGCTTCTTCTGGTATTGGAAAAGCAATTGCAGAACATTTATATTCAAATAATTACATTGTTTATGGTACAAGTCGAAATCCTGATAAAGTAATAGGTGTTGATTTTACTATGATCGCCCTAGACGTATTAGACGTAGAGTCAATCGATAGAGCTGTTACCAAAGTTATCAATAAAGAAGGTCGTATTGATGTACTGATAAATAATGCAGGAAGGGGTTTAATGGGAGCCATGGAAGATATTCCAATGAGTGAGTTAAAAGAAGGTTTTAATACAAATTTTTTTGGACCGATAGATGTTATGAAGAAGGTTATACCTCATATGAGAAATCAAAAAAGTGGCTTAATTATTAATATAACTTCACTTGCTGCTTATTCAGGTTTACCATATAGAAGTGCATATTCGGCCAGTAAAGGTGCTTTTGAATTACTAACAGAGTCGTTAAGTATGGAAGTGAAAAGTTTTGGAGTTAATGTAACCAGTATTGCTCCAGGAAGTTTTGCTACAAGTATATCTACCGGGAGATATTACACGCCAGTTTTTGAAGATTCTGCGTATAAGGAATCTTACAGTAAAAATTTACAAGTATCGGATGATTATGTTGACGACGGAATGAATCCGATTGTAATTGCGAAGTTAGTTCTTAAAATAATCAATACTAAAAAGCCTAAATTGCACTACAAAGTTGGTGCATTCATGGAGCGCTTTTCTGTTGTTCTAAAAAGAGTATTACCAGATAGAGTTTATGAAAGATTGATTATGAATCATTACAAATTGTAA
- a CDS encoding TlpA family protein disulfide reductase — MKRLFLLAVSLLVLTACGDKPKPKDYAVISGEAQNFRKRNITLIGYNFEKKIKFDRKTKTFSDTLRDITPGHYILKFNKRPVNVYLSSIEDLKVMVDAKKRTEDPIFEGPNKNINIYLTERYKKHGLILGNANKLFSLEEAEFLSKMDEYKSSLEDLADASQLPADYLEKEKRNINYEFVRNINNYQPYHRLLYGDEEFVVSETFPKDIMEDIDFNNPADFLHSVSYRKLLKEYLDKIANKRKPKDGDFDLTYLQTVHTEVVDTLIKNDLIHSAAKKQITTTTNLKEYYKKYMGYSTNKENKAEIKSLYDKLKLTAQGQPSPKFTDLENYTGGKTSLDDLIGKGKYVYIDVWATWCGFCKKEIPLLKRLEQKYHDKNIEFVSISVDKASLKEKWRQTIIDREMTGVQLFAGKSETELQFTKDYLIKGLPRFILIDPDGNIVNANAPRPSEGDALQNIFDELLDI, encoded by the coding sequence ATGAAAAGATTGTTTCTGTTAGCTGTAAGTTTATTAGTATTGACGGCCTGTGGTGATAAGCCTAAACCGAAAGATTATGCGGTAATTTCTGGTGAAGCCCAAAATTTTAGAAAACGAAACATAACGTTAATAGGTTATAATTTTGAAAAGAAAATAAAGTTTGATAGAAAAACGAAAACTTTTTCTGATACACTTAGAGATATAACACCTGGTCATTACATTTTAAAATTCAATAAAAGACCTGTGAATGTCTATTTATCATCAATTGAAGATTTAAAGGTTATGGTTGATGCAAAAAAAAGGACAGAAGATCCAATTTTCGAAGGACCAAACAAAAACATCAACATTTATCTAACAGAAAGATATAAAAAACATGGTCTAATTTTAGGTAACGCGAATAAGTTATTCTCTTTAGAAGAAGCAGAGTTCTTAAGTAAAATGGATGAGTATAAATCTAGTTTAGAAGATTTAGCAGATGCATCGCAATTACCAGCTGATTATTTAGAGAAAGAAAAAAGGAATATAAATTACGAATTTGTTAGAAATATAAATAATTACCAGCCATACCATAGACTATTGTATGGTGACGAAGAGTTTGTTGTATCGGAAACGTTTCCTAAAGACATAATGGAGGATATAGACTTTAACAATCCAGCGGATTTTTTACATTCTGTATCATACAGAAAACTACTGAAAGAATATTTAGATAAGATAGCAAATAAGAGGAAACCAAAAGATGGAGATTTTGATTTAACGTATCTACAAACTGTACATACTGAAGTAGTAGATACTTTAATTAAAAATGATTTGATACATTCGGCTGCTAAAAAACAAATCACAACTACTACAAACCTTAAAGAGTATTATAAAAAGTACATGGGATACTCAACTAACAAGGAAAACAAAGCTGAGATTAAAAGTTTATATGATAAATTGAAATTAACTGCACAAGGTCAACCTTCACCTAAATTTACTGATTTAGAAAATTACACTGGTGGTAAAACTTCATTAGATGACTTAATTGGTAAAGGTAAATATGTTTACATAGATGTTTGGGCGACATGGTGCGGATTCTGTAAAAAAGAGATCCCACTTTTAAAAAGACTAGAACAAAAATATCATGATAAAAACATTGAGTTCGTTAGTATCAGTGTGGATAAAGCTAGTTTAAAGGAAAAATGGAGACAAACGATTATTGATAGAGAGATGACAGGAGTTCAATTATTTGCAGGTAAATCAGAAACGGAACTGCAATTTACCAAAGACTATTTGATTAAAGGATTACCAAGGTTTATTTTAATTGATCCTGATGGAAATATAGTCAATGCAAATGCTCCAAGACCAAGCGAAGGAGATGCTCTTCAAAATATTTTTGATGAACTATTGGACATTTAA
- the fsa gene encoding fructose-6-phosphate aldolase, with amino-acid sequence MKFFIDTANLDQIREAQALGILDGVTTNPSLMAKEGITGEDNIKNHYKAICEIVDGDVSAEVISTDFEGMVKEGEELAALHPQIVVKLPMIGDGVKACKYFSDKGIKTNVTLVFSAGQALLAAKAGATYVSPFIGRLDDISTDGLNLISEIRHIYDNYMFETEILAASVRHTMHVIDCAKIGADVMTGPLSAITGLLKHPLTDIGLEKFLADYKKGN; translated from the coding sequence ATGAAGTTTTTTATTGATACAGCCAATTTAGATCAGATTCGTGAAGCACAAGCTTTAGGAATTTTAGACGGAGTAACTACAAATCCATCTTTAATGGCAAAAGAAGGAATTACAGGAGAAGACAACATTAAAAATCATTATAAGGCAATTTGCGAAATAGTTGATGGAGATGTTTCGGCAGAAGTAATTTCTACTGATTTTGAAGGAATGGTGAAAGAAGGAGAAGAATTAGCAGCTTTACATCCTCAAATTGTTGTGAAATTACCAATGATTGGCGATGGTGTTAAAGCCTGTAAGTACTTTTCTGACAAAGGAATTAAAACGAATGTAACCTTAGTGTTTTCAGCTGGTCAAGCTTTATTAGCAGCAAAGGCTGGTGCAACTTATGTTTCTCCATTTATTGGTCGTTTAGATGATATTTCAACAGATGGCTTAAATTTAATTTCTGAGATTCGTCATATCTATGATAACTACATGTTCGAAACTGAAATTTTAGCAGCCTCTGTACGTCACACAATGCACGTAATTGATTGCGCTAAAATTGGAGCCGATGTAATGACAGGCCCTTTATCTGCGATCACTGGTTTATTGAAGCACCCATTAACTGATATAGGTTTAGAGAAGTTTTTAGCTGATTATAAAAAAGGAAATTAA